One window from the genome of Pirellulales bacterium encodes:
- a CDS encoding VTT domain-containing protein, giving the protein MHDLVRWTVAVTLVLLVPIIPFLSFGDSLEAQVERWFDTALSPMATAAIVVGILASDILLPVPSSFVSTLAGARLGFLGATAVVWLGMTLGAMIGFALARAFGRPLAQRFSSADDLRRMEALGEDRGPAVLALTRPLPVLAEASVLLLGAVGVPWRRFLPVVALANLGLAAAYAGLGYYAGQEGNLPVALAASIALPLLATTAARYWLPSAREAS; this is encoded by the coding sequence ATGCATGATCTCGTTCGCTGGACGGTCGCGGTGACACTCGTGCTGCTGGTGCCGATTATTCCATTTCTCAGCTTTGGTGACTCGCTCGAAGCGCAGGTCGAGCGCTGGTTCGACACGGCGCTTTCACCGATGGCGACGGCGGCCATCGTTGTCGGAATCCTGGCCAGTGACATTCTGCTCCCGGTTCCCTCGAGCTTCGTTAGCACGCTGGCCGGCGCACGTCTCGGCTTCCTCGGGGCAACGGCTGTGGTGTGGCTGGGCATGACGCTGGGCGCCATGATCGGTTTTGCACTGGCCCGCGCGTTCGGCCGGCCGCTGGCGCAGCGTTTCTCCTCGGCAGATGATCTGCGACGCATGGAAGCACTGGGCGAGGACCGCGGTCCAGCGGTACTGGCCCTGACCCGACCGTTGCCGGTCCTGGCCGAGGCGAGTGTCTTGCTGCTGGGTGCGGTGGGCGTTCCTTGGCGCCGGTTCTTGCCGGTCGTTGCGCTTGCCAATCTGGGGCTGGCCGCCGCCTACGCGGGCTTGGGGTACTATGCGGGTCAAGAAGGAAACTTGCCGGTCGCACTAGCGGCATCGATCGCGCTGCCACTGTTGGCC